The window GCTGTGTTGGTGATAGTCCAGTCCGACGTGATAGGTTATTTTCGACATTGCTCGTTGCTCCGAGTGAAATCAGGGGAAGTTAGATATCACTTGGTTTTACTCTGCAGCGAGCATTTCATCCCCATCTACCTGAATGTGAAAAGGGGGCGGGTAGCCAACGTGCGAAGCACGCTGCGCTGTTTCTGGTTTTTGGTGCCTGACACTCCTTTCGATCCTGTGCACAAAAGGTACCGGACACTTATTTTTCGCTCCGTCCTTAGCAGGCAAACAGCCTGAATTCCAAATTTAACTGCCACAGGCGAAAGCCTGAACTCCAACGCTACGATACGAGCATGAGTAACATCCAAAAGACCCTCGAGGCGAAGAATAAACGGTTTGGACTTCTTGATCGTGAGGACGGTCTTAAGATCACACTGATCAGTTTGCATGGTTTGATTCGTGCCAAAGATGCCGAGCTTGGACGCGATGCGGACACGGGGGGCCAGATCACCTATGTGTTGGAACTGGCTCGTGAGCTGGCCTCGCAGCCTCATGTGCGCGAAGTCGAATTGTTGACGCGCCAGATCATCGATTCCAAAATCTCGAGCGATTATGCACGGCTTGAGGAACCGCTGAGTGAGAACGCCAAGATCGTCCGTATTCCGTTTGGTCCGAAACGCTACTTGAAGAAGGAGGCGCTTTGGCCCTACATCGAACTCTTTATCGATCAAGCCCTGATGCATTTTCGCCGTACGGGCATTCCGGACATCTTGCACGGCCATTATGCCGACGCCGGGTTGGCAGGGTCTCAATTGTCGCGATTGTTGCACGTTCCGTTTATTTTTACGGGCCATTCGCTCGGTCGAGTCAAGCGGCAACGGTTATCGATTGGCAAGAACAATTTGGAGTCACTCGACCGGCGCTACAAGTTCACGCTGCGAACCGAGGCCGAAGAGATTGCCTTGGAAACGGCGTCGATGGTGGTGACGAGCACGTCGCAAGAAGTCCATCAGCAGTACGAACTCTACGACCATTATGTACCGGAGCGGATGGAAGTGATTCCGCCGGGCGTGGATCTATCGCGGTTTTCCCCGGCGGGTGACGATTGGCAGCGACCGAAGATCGCGGACGCACTGGATCCCTTTCTGCGTGATCCAGACAAGCCGATGGTCTTGACGATGGCGCGGCCGGACGAGCGAAAGAACTTGGCAAAGTTGGTTGAAGTCTACGGCGAAAGCGAGCAGCTTCAGCAGTTAGCGAACTTGGTGCTTGTGATGGGGACGCGCCAGGACATCCGTGAATTGCCCAAGGCTCAACAACGCATCATCAACGATGTGCTGCACCTGATCGACAAGTACGACTTGTACGGAAAAGTTGCCTACCCCAAGATGCACACGCCGAGTGATGTCCCCGACTTGTATCGTTTGGCAGCCAAGGGAAAGGGGGTCTTTATCAACCCCGCGTTGACGGAACCGTTCGGCTTGACACTTTTAGAAGCGGGTGCAACGGGGCTTCCGATTGTGGCGACCAACGATGGTGGGCCTCGTGACATTATCGCCAATTGCGACAATGGGCTACTGATCGATCCGCTCGACAGTGAGATGATCGAAAAGGCGCTGCTGCGAACCTTGACGGAACCGGATCAGTGGCAAGCGTGGTCCTCCGCCGGCATCCACGGGACTCGCGAGCATTACTCTTGGAGCCATCATGCCAAACGGTACCTCCGCGACCTCGACGACATCCTTGAACATGCATCGGTCCCCGCCTTGGTCAGCGCGCCGCGGGCAAGACGATTGCCTGAATTTGATCGCTTGATTGTCACCGATTTGGATAACACCTTGACGGGCGATAATGATGCGCTGGCGGAATTTGCCAGAATCTTGGATGACAACGATCACATCGGTTTTGCGATCGCGACCGGACGTCGGCTCGACAGCGCCTTAGAGTTGATTGGCGAACTCGGCTTGCCTCGACCGGACGTGATCGACACCGACGCAGGAACGCAATTGCACTATGGTGACAAATTGACGCCTGACCGCAGTTGGCAGAAGCAGATTGGGTACGCCTGGAAACCGGCGGAGATTCATGCAGCGCTCGACAACCTGCCCGGCTTCTTTTTGCAGGAAGACCAACATCAATCGGAATTCAAAATCAGCTACGAGATTGATACCGAGATTGCTCCCAGCACGACTCGCATCAAGAAACAGCTGCGCGAGGCGGGTTTACGTGCTAAGGTTATTTTGTCGCTCGGAATGTATTTGGACATCATTCCGGTTCGGGGCGGCAGCGAGATGGCAATCCGGCATTTGATGTGGAAATGGGGTTTTTCGACCGAAAACGTGTTGGTCGCTGGCGACAGCGGCAATGACGCGGGGATGCTACTCGGGCGAACGCTTGGCGTGGTCGTTGGAAACTACAGCCCCGAATTGGATCGACTTCGCAATCATCCGCGGATTTATTTCGCCGAGCAACCTCATGCTCGCGGGATCATCGAAGGCATCAACTACTACCATTTCTTAGACAACATCGTCATTCCCAATGATCAGATCGAACCTTAGTGGACTGCGCGGCGGTAACCTTTCGGCCGACCAACGCGAACGGGTCTACCAGGCGGATCTGACACTCAAGCGACTTGCGCCGCGATTGCAAGTGTTCTGGGAACAGATGTCCGTCGATCCCCAATTGCAGCACGAATTTGAAGTGCGATTGGATGAACATTGGTACGATTTGTTCGGGCTGCTCTACGACCTGTATGGCGCACGCTACGACTTCTTCTACCATCTTGAACAGATTCTGATCACCGCTGCGCTGGCATGGGTCAACCGCCCCGATGACTTGCGAGAACTCGATCAGCATCGCATGAATGACCCCGATTGGTTTGCCTCGCAAAAGATTGTGGGAGGAGCGTTGTATGTTGATTTGTTTAGCGAAAATCTTGGCAAGCTATGTGATTCGATCGACTACTTCAAAGAACTTGGCTTAACCTACTTGCATCTGATGCCGCTGTTTGCGGTCAGACCCGGTGACAATGATGGTGGCTACGCGATCAGCAATTACCGCAGTGTGGATCCGCGTTTGGGGACGATCGACGATTTGCGTACCTTGGCGACTCGGCTTCGCGAAGCGGGAATCGTGTTGGTTTTGGATTTCGTTTTCAATCACACCTCGGACGACCATCAATGGGCCCAATTGGCTCAATCGGGAGATTTGGAATACCAGAATTTCTATTACATCTACCCTGACCGGACGATGCCG of the Novipirellula artificiosorum genome contains:
- a CDS encoding HAD-IIB family hydrolase translates to MSNIQKTLEAKNKRFGLLDREDGLKITLISLHGLIRAKDAELGRDADTGGQITYVLELARELASQPHVREVELLTRQIIDSKISSDYARLEEPLSENAKIVRIPFGPKRYLKKEALWPYIELFIDQALMHFRRTGIPDILHGHYADAGLAGSQLSRLLHVPFIFTGHSLGRVKRQRLSIGKNNLESLDRRYKFTLRTEAEEIALETASMVVTSTSQEVHQQYELYDHYVPERMEVIPPGVDLSRFSPAGDDWQRPKIADALDPFLRDPDKPMVLTMARPDERKNLAKLVEVYGESEQLQQLANLVLVMGTRQDIRELPKAQQRIINDVLHLIDKYDLYGKVAYPKMHTPSDVPDLYRLAAKGKGVFINPALTEPFGLTLLEAGATGLPIVATNDGGPRDIIANCDNGLLIDPLDSEMIEKALLRTLTEPDQWQAWSSAGIHGTREHYSWSHHAKRYLRDLDDILEHASVPALVSAPRARRLPEFDRLIVTDLDNTLTGDNDALAEFARILDDNDHIGFAIATGRRLDSALELIGELGLPRPDVIDTDAGTQLHYGDKLTPDRSWQKQIGYAWKPAEIHAALDNLPGFFLQEDQHQSEFKISYEIDTEIAPSTTRIKKQLREAGLRAKVILSLGMYLDIIPVRGGSEMAIRHLMWKWGFSTENVLVAGDSGNDAGMLLGRTLGVVVGNYSPELDRLRNHPRIYFAEQPHARGIIEGINYYHFLDNIVIPNDQIEP